From the Candidatus Saccharibacteria bacterium genome, the window TTCAAATGGTTTCACTGTTTGTGCGGCCAGAGCATCGAGACACGCAGGCAAACACTGCTCTTCATTGTAAGCGGGTATGATTACCGAAACCGTTACTGGCTTTGACACGGTATAATGGTAGCACGAGCCGCCACAGCGGGGCTGAGAATATGGAAATTGAATTATGAATGAAGTCAAAAAGGGCAAAGGGCAAAGGGCAAAGAACGTAGTAGCGGCGGAGTCGGATAGTCTGACTAGTCGGGCAGAGAAGAACAGGAAGATTATCTGCCTATCCGCCTATCCGACTATCCGCGTCTGGGTAAAACGCAGCGTCGTCATTGTTCTGTGTCTGGCGCTTCTAATTTCCAGCTCCAGCTACGCCCTCGCCCTCTGGTACCAACACTCACAAAAGGGCAAACCATACGAGCTAGGTGTCACATTTATCCCGAGTTATGCCGGATACCTAGGCGTAGATCCGGAGGAAACATTGAATGCCATAATCAACGACCTCAGCGTTCGGCAATTTCGTCTCGTGAGCTATTGGGACCAGATAGAGACTTCACCTGGGACATATAATTTCGAACAGCTCGACTGGCAGTTCCGAACCATAGAAAAAGCTGGTGGGTACATTAGCCTCGCGATTGGGCTGCGCCAGCCACGTTGGCCAGAGTGTCATGCTCCGTCGTTCTACGACACCAAACAGCCGCGCGAGCAGTGGCAGCCACAACTAGAAACGTTCATGAAAGCCATTATTAATCGCTATAAAGCCTCCCGGGCACTACAAAGCTACCAGCTCGAAAACGAGTTTTTCAACCACTTTGGTGCGTGCTACAATTTTGACCGCGCGCGGCTGGCCGACGAACTCGCGCTCGTAAAAAAGGCTGACTCGAAACACCCAGTCATCATAAGTCGCAGCAACAACTACGCTGGCTTTGCACTGCGCAGCCCCTTGGGTGATATAAACGGCATATCGCTATACCGACGTGTTTGGGACGCCACTCTTACAAAACGCTACCAAACTTATCCGTTTCCCAGCTGGCACTACGCCGCACTTGCTGGGGCGCAGAAAATACTGAAGGGACAGGAAAGTGTTATTCACGAGCTCCAGATGGAACCGTGGCCGCCAAACGGCAAAAACATCCCCGATATCAGCCTAACAGAGCAAAACAAAACGTTCGACGCTGCCCGATTTGAAAGCACGCTCCATTTCGCCAAACAAACCGGTATCCGCCACATAGACCTCTGGGGTGCCGAATATTGGTACTACCGCTGGAAAGTCTTAGGTGATGATTCGGTATGGAACATTGCCAGAGAGAGTTTTAGGCCGTAGAGTGCTCAAGCGTGCCAATACGCCGTTCGTGGTCGTCTAGTTGTTCTTGAACGGCATCGAAACTAACATCCATAATGGAACGTAATTCTTCGGTCTGGGCACGAAGTTTTTCATCAAGTTTCTGTTCGAGCTCAAGCGATAAAATACGGTTGTTGGCCGTAATCAGTTGTTTGATATCTTCCAGCATTTCTTCGTTCGTCATGAGGACATTGTAGCACCGCGGGACGAGGAAATCTGTTATATTTTACGCAATGGTTATGCACACAATCGACCCGAAGCGCTACGGCGTCAGTTTTAGTGTCAAACAATGCCGGAGCTTTGGCCTTGACCCCAAAGCCACGCTTCGGTGGCTGCTCAAGATGGGCTGGCGACGCTTCCGCCTTATGAGCTACTGGAACGAGTGTGAAAAAACGCGCGGCACCTACGATTTTAGCGAACTCGACTGGCAAATGAAAATGGTCGAAAATGCCGGCGGCATTGTCACGCTCTGCTTGGGCGTGAAGCAGCCGCGCTGGCCAGAGTACCACTGGCCCCAGTGGGCAATGACCCTACCCGAGCCAGAGAAGACTCAGGCGTTGTTAGACTTTGTACAGGCAACGGTAGAATGGTACGACAAAGCAGATTTTATAGATGGTTATCAGCTGGAAAACGAAGCAGTGCTTCGAGGGTTCGGCAGGGGAATCGACATAAATCTTCGGCGACTGCGCAAAGAATACCAGCTGCTCGCCGAGCTCACCGAAAAGCCAATCTACATGAGCACCAGCAACGGCTGGGGGATTCCGCTGCGCCGCCCACACCCCCGCGGCGGCGTTGGTTTCAGTATATACACCATGATGTTCAACAAGGGCGCTTACCGGCACACCATCCAGAAACCATGGCTCCACAGATTGCGTCGCTTCATTATAGAGAAAATCATCGGAAAGCCAGTCTTCATTCACGAATTACAGCTAGAACCATGGGGTCACCGCGCCATATGGGAAATGACCACCGAGGAACAAGCCTTGTCCATGAGCGCCCAGCGCATACGTTTTAACATAGACTTTGCCCAGCGCGTCGACGCGCACCCCATAGACCTCTGGGGTGGAGAATGGTGGTATTGGCGCCACAAAAACGGCGATAAAACCATCTGGCAAGCCGTACAAAAAGCCATAAACGATTAATCTTTCCTGCTATCTACAGTGGTGATACAATACAGCATATGGCAAAACAACCTATCCGGTGGCATCTGTTTGAGCTATATATCCTCAGTGAAAGCCTCACGCAAGGGCAATGGCTGCAACTCAACAAAGCCATCATCGGCCACCTAGGTGTACTTGGCGGAAACTACGATCTAGTGTTTCGCTGCACAGACAACGTCGTACGGTTTTTTGTACGGTGCGACCACGACCTCAGCATGTTGTCGAACGCCATTGAAGGCGTCCTGCTTCGTCCGGCGCACGAAAAAGACCTTGAGCTGCCCTCTGCGACCGGAAAAGAACATTTTGTGCAGTTTGTGAGTGGTGGAAACATCCTTGACCTCAAAGAAAAATACCATATAAAGAAAATGAAAAGTCTTGAATTTGCCAGCTTCCGCGTCAAAGCTTTTCGGCATGACAAGGCCGTTATTCAAACCAGCATGTACTTTATGTCGGTAGGTAAAGCCTGGAGTAAGGCCACGAAATTACTAACCGCATTTCCCGCCAACCTGCTCGCCATAGACTTTACGACTAACACACATTACCTGAAAAAAACCGTTCCCAAATATCTCAATATTGAGAAAGCCGTCCCCATACTGTCAAGCGATAGCGCCGGAGCATTACTTGAAGTCGACACTTTTCCATTCTTTCCACGCAACTACTACTTACATCTCACCGGTTACGAATTTGACAAGCACTCGTTTATAGTCGGAGCGAGCGGAAGCGGCAAGTCAAAGTTCATTAGCCTGCTCGTAGACCGCCTGAGCAAAACGGCACTCGCCATGAACTACCGCGTCGTTGTCATAGACCCACACGCCTCGCTAGCCGAAGATTTTACCCACATAGCCGACAAAAAAGTAATCAATTTTGGCCACGAGAGTACCGAGCTATTTAGCGGCACCGCCACCGATATATCAGCCGCTACGGAGCTAACAGGCACGCTATTTCGTTCGCTTATGGGCGACATGGCTAACCCTAAAGCCGACCGCTTGCTGCGTTTTAGCCTGTATGTCCTCCTCACCGCCCAAGCAATGTCGCTCGGCAACCTCAAACGCTTTGTGACAGATATAGAGCTTCGTAACCAAATTCTTGAACATGTCGAGTCCTACGTTCCGAGTAACATCATTCACTTTTTTGGTGCCGATTTTAACGAGCTTCGTACCAAATATTACACCGAGACTATATCTCCCATCGTCTCTTTTGTAGATGAGATGCAGCTCCAACCAGCGCTGATAAGCGAAGGTGAACTTTCACTGAGCAAGACCATCCAGGAGCACTTTTTGACAGTCTTTTCTCTGAACAAAGTCAGCATGGGCGAAAAAGTTGTCAAAACCGTTGCTGGTCTGCTCATTCAGCAAATATTCCTCCTTGCTCAAGCCCGTGCGTTCAACCAGCGCGTTATGCTCATAATAGACGAGGTTTCGGTAGTGCAAAACCCAGCTCTGGCAGCCATTTTGTCCGAGGCGCGCAAATTTAACCTAACGGTAGTTCTGACCCAGCAGTATTTTGGCCAGATAGATAAAGACTTACGCGATGCCATTTTTGCAAACACCTACAATTACTACACGTTCAAAGTTTCCGAGGAAGATGCTCGGGCGCTCGAGGGCAACCTAAATATTGAGCTACCGAAAGAACTCGTCGAGAAAGAGCATGCCAAAGGCATCGACGAGCCGGAAGTACGCGTCAAAATCATGACCGAACTGCACCCGCGAGAATGCCTCGTTCGGGTGCTCGCCAATGGCCAGGTTGTGCCGGCAGTCAAAGCCCGTACGCTAGACGCGCCACATGCCGAAAAATCCATTTCACCCGATAATCTCGCAACGTACCAGACCTCGCCCAGCCCAAAACTCCCAACCAAGTTCGAAGAATCCCAGGTGTTACGTAGCCCTGTTAAAACGGCCATCCCAGGTGAAAATGCCCCAGAACCGCCGGTTACTGTAGCGTCAACACCGCTTGCATCTGCTCCACAGGGCTTAGAGACTGCTGCGCCCACACCGCCACGGCCATTTGACACCGCCAGTTCGCTGGAGCCACAGACATTTAACTTGAGCGACTTGCTCGCCGAACATTCATCTAGTCGAATAAAAGTAAGGAAGGATGGGTAAAACCCATGGACGAATCTGCCGCAAAAGCACTCCTGGACAATATTATTGGTCAAATCTTTGGCTATAAAAACCCACTTACCCTAGAGCAATTCCGTCAAAAATTTGCTTTTGACGTCCGTTTGCCGCAGCAGGTCAATGACAGCACCACCGGACAGGCCACCTGGACCCAGTCGGTCAACCCAAGTAAATTTATCACCACTGAGAATGCCTGGAACAGACTGGACTGGGATCAGAAACCACAGCGGCAGTTCGACTCCATCCCGGACATCCTTGCGGCCTGGAATGAAGTGAACTATACCGCTACGGAACGCCACCTGGACAGTATAAACATCGGCGAGTCGGACAATATTTACAGCTCGGAAAAGGTATATCGTTCGCAGGACATTAGCGGCTCCAAAAACATCCTGTTTTCAGACGGCGTGAACGACAGCGAATTTGTGGCGGCGTGCCAGCGTTCGAAAGGGCTCAGTTATTGCGCTCGTGTCGAAGACAGCAACAGCACCTCAAACAGCTTTTCGGTTATATGGTCAAAGAAAATCGTCAACTGCTATTTTATAGAAGACTGCGGCGACATGTTCGAGTGCATGTTTTGTAGCCACGTCTCGAACAAAAAGTTCTGCATAGCCAACATCCAGTTCGAGGAAGCCGAGTACCGTCGGCTCAAAGACATGGTTCTCCGCTGGATTCTCACCTCCTAAAAACACCTATGGCAAAGTTGCTCTGATATGCGTGCCGGGTACACGAGAATGACGGCTCCTCCAAGACATTGACGTCAAATTTGTAGCTACGTCACTAACACGCCAGTTCTCAGGAATACGGATAGACCCTACACAAGTGCTCCAGGGCAGCAAGTGTGCGTTTTCTTTCTTGTGCCGCACGACTAATTGCCTCATCCACCAGGTCTTTTGCGACATCAGTATCAACACGCATACTTTCTTCAGCAATTCTGCGGCTACGATTCCCGAGCATTGCGTCAAGCTCAGTATTAATAGCTGCATATTTGGTATTGAGAAAATCGGATAAATTCCGAATAAAGTCTGGTGGCTCATTCCCTTCAAGCACGGTATGGACCGATAGTCTGGGCATAATCACATGACCGATAGACCAACCATCAACATGCGACGACTCAACTCTTTGGCTCCGGCATGGTCTACCGCCTGCTACATATCTATTCAATACTTCCAAAAATTGACTTGCTTGGTTTGTTGCGTCTTCGGGTATGTGCACATCAAAATCGTGAACTTTATAGCTCAATGCGTTATTCCTTTTATCTACCGTACCGTACGTCGCAGCAATTTCTAGGGGTGTTAGGTCGTAGACCCTCAACCCCATACCTAGAGGAGAGTGTGTGGGCGGCAGTTCTTCTCCTGCCATATAACTGTCATCATATTCCTCTAAAACAGGACATATATCAAATTTTTGTACCGCCAGCTCCCCGCTGCTACGTGTTGCGAGTACACCTGCAAAGTGGATGGCAACCAGCCCTAGAGGCTGTCTTCGAACCCAAAGGGGGGATCTTGGGGCAAAATCATCCATTGCCACCGCATACACGTTTCGACAGGCCACAAGCAGCTCATTGCGTGGAGGTGAAGGGAAAGTGCCACCATGCGAAATAACCATATTAATTATATAATAAACTTTTTGTATATTTTTGTCAATATTTTACCTCTGTTGTACAATGTAGCCATGGCAAAGAAACAGGGGCGTCGCGGCCACCAGAAGCAGCAGGGACCACGCAAGGTCATTCAGAACCGACGAGCACGGCACGATTACGAGCTCGGCGATTCTTTGGTGGTGGGCTTACAACTCACCGGTGCCGAAACAAAGTCGCTGCGCATGGGGCACGGCCAGCTTCGTGGCGCGTACGTGACCGTCAAAGAAAACGAACTGTACCTGCTAAATGGCACGGTCAACGGGACCAGTGGCGTTCCGGTACCCGAACAAGACCAGTCACGTACACGCAAGCTCCTCGCTAGGCGCCGCGAAATAGACGCACTACTGGAAGCCAAGACACAAGGCCGCACTATTGTCCCGCTCGAAATCCTTACCGCTGGCCGCTACATCAAGCTCCGCATTGCCATCGGCAAAGGCAAGAAAACTTGGGACAAACGCCAAACCTTACGCAAGCGAGACGATGCCCGCGACTCCGAGCGTGCTATGAAAAATCATTAGCACTGTTATAAGCACAACTTTTTTCTGTGAGAAATCTTACAAAAAACATGAGCACTTTCTGAGATACTACTCTTGAAGACTATGTAAATGAGGGGTTATCTCATGTGGAAACAAAGACTCATAAACCTAACGCTTGCTGTGGGTATCGCAGTAAGCGCACTTGCCGCAATACCAAGCTCTGTGTGGGCTGCGGCTGATACGTGTACCTGGTCTGGCGCTGTCAACGCAGACTGGAGCAACGGTGGTAACTGGTCAGGCTGTGATAACGGCAATGTTCCTGACGCCGGCGATACTCTAGAGTTCCCAGCTGGAACCGCCAACAAGGCTATGAACAATGACATCGCCGGACTCTCTGTCGCAACGCTCAACTTTAGCGATAGCGGGTATTCGGTAACTGGTAATGACCTCACCATCACAAACGTCACAGCTATTTTGGCAACCCAATCAGTCTCTATTGATGTCAATGTCAGCTACACAGCCTTCAATGTCGTACTCATCGCGAGTACAGGCCGAACAATAACGCTCAGCGGTACCAGTAACTTCTCGGCGGCTGGCGAGGTAAATGTCGGGCAGTCTGGCTATGACGGTACGGTCGATTTTACCGACAACATCACCGGTACAACGACTCAATTTGTTGCCGTTAATGACGCAACGGCAATCGTACGCGGCGCCACAAACACCTTTACGGCGGGTACCGTTGGAGCCGAATCAAATGCCTCATTTGAATGCCGCTCAGCCACCTGCTTTGGCAGTAACGCCAACGACATCTACATGGGCGGCGGAGTGGTTTCTATATATGTAAATGCCGCCTTTGCAAATGATTGGCAAACCAGCGTGACGACGCCAGACACCTCATGGCTTGCCGCATACGACAACATCACAATTACCGGAAACGGGGTTGTCAACGATAGTATTGGCATAAGTCAAGAAACTGCCAGCAGAAATCTGCAGTTTACCGGAACCATTACCAACAATAGCGGTATCTCTCTGTTTACAGTAGACGCTTCTGCGCAAATACGGGTCGATGGCACGGTCAGCGGCAATGGCGGCTTTTCTATCGGCGGTGGTAGCTTCCGCCTAGCCGGGGCAAACACCTACGCGGGCACAAACACTGTCAACAGCGGCGCGCTTGTCATGGTAACTAACGAGCAAGGCTTGGGCAGCACCGCCGGCGACACGAATATCCTTTCAGGCGGAACGGTGCGCTTTGACTTTGCCGGTGCGTCAAGCGTCGCCGAGAATCTGTGGGTTGATGGCAGCGGTGTCGGTGGCAACGGTGTGCTTGTCCAGGCGGGCGAGTCAACCACGCTTTCGGGGGACATTGTATTGTCGGGCAACTCAGTCTTTAGCGTCGATAGCAGTGCGCTGTTTTCAGCCTTCACCCTATCGGGAGTTATATCTGGCACTGGCAATATTACCCTTACCACCAGCCCAACGACGGTCGTCGCCAATAGCTCCATCCAGTTTACTGGTGCCTCGGCCAACACCTACGCTGGCAAGCTAACTGTTCAAGGCGTGCGGTTTTACCCCAGCAAAGCAGCAGATGTCGTTGCGGTTACCGGCGACATGGACGTGCTTGCGACAAGCACTAAGCCATCAACCGTTGAAACGTCTTTCGATGAATCGATTGCCGACACAAGCCATGTGCATCTTGTCAAAAACGGTAGCAACAAAGCCGCTCTGTATATCGGCACAACAGCAACTGAAACCATCGGCTATGTCACGGGTGATGGTGAATTGTCGGTCGGCGGCAATGGCGCAGCCATTGTTCTTGCTAGCAACGCCAACTACACATTTGGCGGGACTGTCTCGAAATTTAGCAACGTCCCCGCTGGCGATTCCTTTGTCGTCAAAAAAGGGACCGGTACAGCAATCCTGACTGGGGGTCTCGATACCAGCTATGTCCCTGGTGTTGCTCCAGTATTTGGCAGTCAAGAAGGCTCCCTCATCTTAAACGGTGCATTTTCAGAAGCAGGTACCTACGTTCTCAGTGGTTCAACCCTTAAGGGCACTGGGTCTGTTGGGGATGTCGAGGTAGATAGTGGCGGAACTGTAGCCATAGGCAACAGCCCTGGCTGTATGACGTTTGGCTCACTCTTGCTCAATACTGGCTCAACCTGGCAGCAAGAAATGACTGGTACAACGGCATGCAGCGGCTACGACCGCGCTACCGTAAACGGAGCAGTTGACCTGGGTGGCGCAACGCTGCAAGTTAGTCAGCTTGCTGGCTTTAGCCCTGTGCAAAACCTTGTCTTTACCATCATAGACGGTACGTCGCTTACGGGCACATTTGCTGGTTTGGCCAACGGGGCAGTGTTTACAGCCAGTGGCGTCAACTACCGCATAAACTACTATGCCAGCGGCGAAGTAACCCTTACGGTAGTTTCAACCGCTGCAACCGCAACAACACCTACCTCAACACTCGCGAACACTGGTTCGTCTACAGGGGTTATCACGGCACTAAGCTTGAGCATAATCGCCCTTGCTGCCGGTACATTCGTGTTCCGTCGTCAGGCTCTCGCGTTTATCCGTGGTAAAAAGTAGTATTTGTGATAAATATCGCTGCATTGTGGATAAACTGTGAGTTTTGGCCTTTACACACGTAGTCGAACCCGGTATGATACTAGTTGTATCTCCCTTACGGGAGTAAGCACCTTATATCTACATCGCTCCGATATTGTTCCCTGGTTATGGTGCTACAAGCACCGGCGGGAAGGGTATCGGAGCACTTTGTTTTATAAGGGGTTTTATGTACAATACATGGTAACCGTTTGAGGGCGAATGAAAACTGATTTGCAAGAAGTCACTTATCACCCGTCCTTAAGTATTAAGCGCAAAAATTTAGCTTACATAGTAAAGGACTGGACGTACATTACACAATATATTCCGGGGTAGTCCGTCAGCTGACGGACGGGTGGCTGTATAATAAACTTCATGCTTGAAGTTTATGTGCTTTACAATGCAGTTGCTAATAAGATATATATTGGTCAAACTAATAATCTGAAAGTGAGACTCGCTTCACATAATAATA encodes:
- a CDS encoding DUF87 domain-containing protein translates to MAKQPIRWHLFELYILSESLTQGQWLQLNKAIIGHLGVLGGNYDLVFRCTDNVVRFFVRCDHDLSMLSNAIEGVLLRPAHEKDLELPSATGKEHFVQFVSGGNILDLKEKYHIKKMKSLEFASFRVKAFRHDKAVIQTSMYFMSVGKAWSKATKLLTAFPANLLAIDFTTNTHYLKKTVPKYLNIEKAVPILSSDSAGALLEVDTFPFFPRNYYLHLTGYEFDKHSFIVGASGSGKSKFISLLVDRLSKTALAMNYRVVVIDPHASLAEDFTHIADKKVINFGHESTELFSGTATDISAATELTGTLFRSLMGDMANPKADRLLRFSLYVLLTAQAMSLGNLKRFVTDIELRNQILEHVESYVPSNIIHFFGADFNELRTKYYTETISPIVSFVDEMQLQPALISEGELSLSKTIQEHFLTVFSLNKVSMGEKVVKTVAGLLIQQIFLLAQARAFNQRVMLIIDEVSVVQNPALAAILSEARKFNLTVVLTQQYFGQIDKDLRDAIFANTYNYYTFKVSEEDARALEGNLNIELPKELVEKEHAKGIDEPEVRVKIMTELHPRECLVRVLANGQVVPAVKARTLDAPHAEKSISPDNLATYQTSPSPKLPTKFEESQVLRSPVKTAIPGENAPEPPVTVASTPLASAPQGLETAAPTPPRPFDTASSLEPQTFNLSDLLAEHSSSRIKVRKDG
- the smpB gene encoding SsrA-binding protein SmpB produces the protein MAKKQGRRGHQKQQGPRKVIQNRRARHDYELGDSLVVGLQLTGAETKSLRMGHGQLRGAYVTVKENELYLLNGTVNGTSGVPVPEQDQSRTRKLLARRREIDALLEAKTQGRTIVPLEILTAGRYIKLRIAIGKGKKTWDKRQTLRKRDDARDSERAMKNH